In the Pseudomonas orientalis genome, one interval contains:
- a CDS encoding fimbrial protein — protein sequence MKLLRSASVMLLVSTACSPAFAITDTVTINVSGTLTRPPCVVTGSKTLSVDFGTRRYDQVDKAPLVAVPINLTCPPNSSLNVSVKASSAVAGSTTQAATGMTNLAYGLTWNSDNSDVNITGVKKTLTKLSGAVDLGMKAKLISTGTLTEGSFSASTVVSIEYL from the coding sequence ATGAAATTACTCCGATCGGCCAGCGTCATGCTATTGGTTAGCACCGCCTGTTCGCCGGCATTCGCGATTACCGATACCGTCACGATCAATGTCAGTGGCACCCTGACGCGCCCGCCTTGCGTCGTCACCGGCAGCAAGACGCTGAGCGTCGACTTCGGCACTCGGCGTTACGACCAGGTGGATAAAGCGCCGCTTGTGGCGGTGCCCATCAACCTGACATGCCCACCCAATTCCTCGTTAAATGTCAGCGTCAAGGCCTCCAGTGCCGTCGCCGGCTCGACCACCCAGGCCGCGACGGGTATGACGAACCTGGCATATGGCTTGACTTGGAATAGCGACAATTCGGACGTCAATATCACCGGGGTCAAGAAGACCTTGACCAAGTTAAGCGGCGCTGTCGACCTCGGCATGAAGGCCAAGCTGATATCTACGGGTACGTTGACCGAAGGTTCTTTCAGTGCCTCGACGGTCGTCAGCATCGAGTATCTCTGA
- a CDS encoding YadA-like family protein, whose translation MNKIYNLAWNEATRAWVAVSEHVSGQGKKTTTRSRVLQGQHKRSVGLGGLILLSVIAIPQMASAASYNDGFIQIKDGAYGKGEAVATSINTLAIGAGAQAAAISATSVGSSAKATGVNSTAVGTLSGAQSAESSAFGIVSKASGSGATAVGGRSNADGFRAVALGNYANASADNAVALGGSSSALHRDSVALGAYSSTSAAIGTAGISIAGAHYDFAGSSSKGVVSVGSSSFKRQLINLAAGRVGAGSTDAVNGSQLHATNLALEGMSAQVTQSGADMQNLTAKLNAGAVGLVNQDAQTQALAFAQSSGGSSVNFAGVDGDRTLSGVNAGTLAAGSTEAVNGSQLFEVAHRVDGLDGRVQTLESGLSAIASGDGVKYLRANSTGADAVASGTDSVALGASAQAVANDSVALGAGSVADRDNSVSVGSTDNARQITHVAGGSAATDAVNVAQLNEVRTSVGAVAGNLQNSDAAIDRLKNGQDGMINVNPGLARAAVVAPVASGVNAVAAGAGAVASGHNSSALGSSARATATNAVAVGNGASATAQNAVALGTDAVADRDNSVSLGQAGAERQMTHVAAGTSATDAVNLGQMSKGLAEANALTRQVYNTLHRDIKNLDDKLSAGVAGAMAMAALPQPYSPGASMTAAGVSGYRGQSALAVGMSHISDNGRWVSKLQGNTNTQGEVGLSVGVGYQW comes from the coding sequence ATGAATAAGATTTATAATCTGGCATGGAATGAAGCGACCCGGGCCTGGGTAGCGGTGTCTGAACATGTGAGTGGTCAGGGCAAGAAAACAACAACGCGCTCGCGTGTGCTTCAGGGTCAACATAAGCGAAGTGTCGGGTTGGGTGGGTTGATCCTCCTGTCGGTGATTGCCATCCCGCAGATGGCGTCGGCTGCCAGTTACAACGATGGTTTCATACAGATCAAGGACGGGGCATACGGCAAGGGCGAGGCGGTAGCGACCTCTATCAACACGTTGGCCATTGGCGCTGGCGCACAAGCGGCGGCGATCAGCGCAACCAGTGTCGGCTCGTCGGCGAAGGCGACCGGCGTAAACAGCACTGCAGTGGGAACATTGTCTGGCGCTCAAAGTGCGGAGAGCTCTGCATTTGGCATTGTCAGTAAGGCCAGCGGTAGTGGCGCTACGGCAGTGGGTGGGCGCTCTAACGCTGACGGCTTCCGGGCCGTGGCGCTGGGTAATTATGCGAATGCATCTGCCGATAATGCCGTTGCGCTCGGTGGTTCTTCCTCTGCGTTACATCGCGACAGTGTCGCGCTAGGCGCCTACTCATCTACCAGCGCTGCGATCGGCACCGCAGGCATTTCGATTGCCGGCGCACACTACGATTTCGCTGGAAGCAGCTCAAAAGGGGTTGTCAGCGTCGGCAGTAGCTCCTTTAAACGCCAACTGATCAACCTTGCGGCAGGGCGAGTGGGCGCTGGCTCCACTGACGCCGTGAATGGCTCCCAGCTCCATGCGACCAACCTGGCCCTGGAGGGGATGAGTGCGCAGGTCACCCAAAGCGGTGCCGATATGCAGAACCTGACTGCAAAGCTCAATGCTGGCGCGGTGGGGTTGGTTAATCAAGACGCACAAACCCAGGCGCTTGCCTTCGCCCAGTCCTCCGGCGGCAGCTCGGTTAATTTCGCTGGCGTCGATGGCGATCGCACCCTATCGGGCGTCAACGCTGGCACCTTGGCGGCGGGTAGCACCGAGGCGGTCAACGGCTCGCAGTTGTTTGAAGTTGCTCATCGCGTCGATGGCCTGGACGGTCGGGTGCAGACGCTGGAGAGCGGCTTGAGCGCAATTGCCAGCGGTGACGGGGTCAAGTATCTGCGCGCCAATTCCACCGGGGCCGATGCCGTGGCGTCTGGAACCGATTCGGTCGCGTTGGGGGCGAGTGCGCAGGCGGTGGCCAACGATTCGGTCGCACTGGGCGCGGGTTCAGTTGCAGATCGCGACAACAGCGTGTCGGTCGGCAGCACCGACAACGCGCGTCAGATCACCCATGTGGCCGGTGGCTCGGCGGCTACCGATGCGGTGAACGTGGCTCAACTCAATGAGGTGCGCACGTCGGTGGGCGCAGTGGCGGGCAACCTGCAGAACAGTGATGCGGCCATCGACCGGCTGAAAAATGGCCAGGACGGCATGATCAACGTCAACCCTGGGCTGGCCCGCGCAGCGGTTGTAGCGCCCGTGGCTTCTGGCGTGAATGCTGTGGCCGCCGGTGCGGGCGCCGTGGCGTCAGGTCACAACAGCTCAGCCCTGGGTTCCTCTGCCCGCGCTACGGCAACCAACGCCGTGGCCGTCGGTAACGGGGCCAGTGCAACGGCGCAAAACGCGGTGGCGCTGGGTACCGATGCCGTTGCGGACCGCGATAACAGTGTGTCGTTGGGCCAGGCAGGGGCGGAACGCCAGATGACTCATGTGGCTGCCGGTACCTCGGCCACTGATGCAGTCAACCTTGGCCAGATGAGCAAGGGCCTCGCTGAGGCAAATGCCTTGACTCGTCAGGTCTACAACACCTTGCACCGAGATATCAAAAACCTGGATGACAAGTTGAGCGCCGGCGTTGCCGGGGCCATGGCCATGGCGGCATTGCCCCAGCCTTACTCGCCGGGCGCGAGCATGACGGCCGCGGGCGTCAGTGGTTACCGAGGGCAGTCGGCGCTGGCGGTCGGCATGTCCCATATCTCGGATAACGGGCGCTGGGTGAGCAAGCTTCAGGGCAATACCAATACCCAAGGGGAGGTGGGGTTGTCGGTCGGTGTGGGCTATCAGTGGTGA
- a CDS encoding fimbria/pilus outer membrane usher protein: MPPVCLYAPIRLANYWRSLVLSVAGLTSTFAQAEYSFDATFLEIGGGHSSPEVAEQIKTLSQGQLPGVYRVTLSVDNRMIEQRDVRFVREAAQQRPTSTGLFPCLSVEGLEALGVDPNRLINAEVSVDQCVYFSRDLADVSYSYDFHKQHLDLQIPQAYIGSIPFATRRKSWSDGEPVAFTNYSFSASQYQSGYGNRQSQFGSLRSGVNAGAWRLRNFSTWQKSTQLPGQWKSVDTYAQRDMGNMMAIATVGESSTDSDLFESISYRGVGIESDLDMLPDDSRNFAPVVRGVANGRSLVTLRQRGYVISEQWVPSGPFALKDLYSTPSNGDIEVSIQGPNGERQVYTQSFSSVPYMLREGQQSYALTAGQYRPAQGAVNQAKPAFVLGTLRRGLTDGTTLFGGAIVSDQYKSSLLGFAHDFAGFGAISLDVTHAITADLGPQGKTLSGQSYRFRYSKTLSLTDTNFSLIGYRYSTSGYYSFNEANNARASRSLQPYAGESLFNGQVFSPYLQGHMKSSFTANVAQQLGDYGGMYANLTKTDYWNVATSNTSIQLGYSFSVGRASYNLGLAQSAGNGDDIRSLSLSVSVPLGKPGGSTSRVGLSNNRDSNGNDIRSATFSGSSFDDGALSYNLGINQQLSDEDRVLGSSIAARYTGANAIWHGSYSREQDTRQMDYGIEGGVVAMRDTLMFTQPLGETNIIVATPGAADVGVLARSGVRTNSSGYTIISSAQPYRDNRVSLDTQSLSDNVDIAGLVQEVTPNRGAFVLARFKTQNGRRLLVAVETAQGVPAPFAATVQLLDTAGASLSSAMVADKGRVFLTGVPDQSRLVVKVNGRSWCSNDLDLRTYGLAESGINQLKFTCDATPVAGED, encoded by the coding sequence ATGCCGCCTGTATGTCTGTACGCCCCCATACGTTTAGCCAACTACTGGCGGTCCCTGGTGCTGAGTGTCGCGGGCCTGACCAGTACCTTTGCCCAGGCCGAATACAGTTTCGATGCAACTTTTCTGGAAATTGGCGGCGGGCATAGTTCGCCCGAAGTCGCCGAACAAATCAAAACCCTCAGCCAGGGCCAATTGCCGGGGGTTTATCGGGTCACTCTGAGCGTGGATAACCGGATGATCGAACAACGTGATGTGCGCTTTGTACGGGAGGCGGCGCAGCAGCGGCCTACGTCCACCGGACTGTTTCCTTGTTTGAGCGTTGAAGGTCTTGAGGCGCTGGGTGTTGACCCAAACCGGCTGATAAATGCCGAGGTCAGTGTCGACCAATGTGTCTACTTCAGCCGTGACCTGGCTGATGTGTCTTACAGCTACGACTTTCATAAGCAGCACCTGGACCTGCAGATTCCCCAAGCCTATATCGGCAGCATCCCCTTCGCGACGCGGCGCAAAAGCTGGAGCGATGGCGAGCCAGTCGCGTTCACCAACTACAGCTTTTCCGCCAGCCAGTACCAGTCCGGCTACGGCAACCGTCAATCGCAATTCGGCAGCCTGCGCAGTGGTGTCAATGCGGGCGCGTGGCGATTGCGTAATTTCTCCACTTGGCAAAAAAGCACCCAGCTCCCGGGCCAGTGGAAATCGGTGGACACTTACGCCCAACGGGATATGGGCAACATGATGGCGATTGCCACGGTCGGCGAAAGCTCGACCGACAGCGACCTGTTTGAGTCCATCTCCTATCGTGGCGTCGGCATTGAGTCCGACCTGGACATGCTGCCTGACGACTCACGTAACTTTGCCCCGGTGGTGCGCGGGGTTGCCAATGGTCGCTCATTGGTGACCCTGCGCCAACGCGGCTACGTCATCAGTGAGCAGTGGGTACCGTCCGGGCCGTTCGCGCTCAAGGATCTGTACTCCACCCCCAGCAACGGTGACATCGAAGTCTCGATCCAGGGCCCCAATGGCGAGCGCCAGGTCTACACCCAATCCTTCTCCTCGGTGCCGTACATGCTGCGCGAAGGCCAACAGAGCTATGCGCTGACGGCGGGCCAATATCGACCCGCGCAAGGGGCGGTGAATCAGGCTAAGCCAGCGTTTGTCCTGGGTACTTTGCGGCGTGGCCTGACGGATGGCACTACGTTGTTTGGCGGCGCGATCGTCAGCGATCAATATAAGTCTTCACTGTTGGGGTTTGCCCACGACTTCGCCGGCTTCGGTGCCATTTCCCTCGATGTAACCCACGCGATCACGGCCGACCTGGGGCCGCAAGGCAAAACGTTGTCCGGCCAATCTTATCGTTTTCGCTATTCCAAGACCCTGAGCCTGACCGATACCAATTTCAGCTTGATCGGCTATCGCTATTCCACCAGTGGTTACTACAGCTTCAATGAAGCCAACAATGCGCGGGCCAGCCGCTCCCTGCAGCCGTACGCAGGTGAATCACTGTTCAACGGGCAGGTGTTTTCGCCGTACCTGCAAGGCCATATGAAGAGCAGCTTCACCGCCAACGTCGCACAGCAGTTGGGTGACTATGGCGGCATGTACGCCAACCTCACCAAAACCGATTACTGGAACGTGGCCACCAGCAACACCTCGATCCAGCTGGGTTACAGCTTCAGCGTGGGGCGCGCCTCTTACAACCTGGGCCTGGCGCAGAGCGCGGGCAATGGCGATGACATTCGCAGCCTGTCTTTGAGCGTGAGTGTTCCGCTGGGTAAACCTGGCGGCAGCACCAGCCGGGTCGGCCTCAGTAATAACCGCGACTCCAATGGGAACGACATCCGGTCGGCCACCTTCAGCGGTTCAAGCTTCGATGACGGCGCACTGTCCTACAACCTCGGCATCAATCAGCAACTGAGTGACGAGGACCGGGTATTGGGCAGCTCGATTGCCGCACGTTACACCGGCGCCAATGCCATCTGGCACGGTTCGTACAGCCGCGAGCAAGACACCCGGCAGATGGATTACGGCATCGAAGGGGGCGTGGTCGCCATGCGCGACACGCTGATGTTCACCCAGCCGCTGGGAGAAACCAACATCATCGTGGCCACCCCGGGTGCTGCGGATGTGGGGGTGTTGGCCCGCAGCGGGGTCCGAACCAACAGCAGTGGTTATACGATCATTTCCTCGGCGCAGCCTTACCGCGACAACCGCGTGTCGCTCGACACCCAGTCGTTATCCGACAACGTTGATATCGCCGGGCTGGTGCAGGAAGTCACCCCCAATCGCGGTGCGTTCGTGTTGGCGCGCTTCAAGACCCAGAACGGTCGCCGCCTGCTGGTGGCGGTTGAGACGGCACAGGGTGTTCCCGCGCCTTTTGCGGCAACTGTTCAGCTTTTAGATACGGCGGGTGCCTCGCTGAGCAGCGCGATGGTGGCTGACAAGGGCCGGGTTTTCCTTACCGGCGTACCTGACCAGTCTCGACTGGTGGTCAAGGTCAATGGCAGGTCCTGGTGCAGCAATGATCTGGACTTGCGTACTTACGGGCTGGCCGAGAGCGGCATTAACCAACTCAAATTTACATGCGATGCCACACCGGTCGCTGGCGAGGATTGA
- a CDS encoding fimbrial protein, with product MGWAFRAMLWTGVVMAEVLCSPQAAWAADTTRLEISGTLIKPPCTATFASTQSVEVPKVNLNSLQSRITPWTDVEFGFQCAKHSRVQLRFTSGSGTYDPHTMRTTLDTLGLQTQLSDVSAVTRQVAMTLGESLLFDVPDEILKLKFSVRAVKTGEQLPAIGNYNAILLLEVLYL from the coding sequence ATGGGCTGGGCCTTCAGGGCAATGCTGTGGACCGGCGTGGTCATGGCCGAAGTGTTGTGTTCACCCCAGGCTGCCTGGGCTGCCGATACCACCCGCCTGGAAATTAGTGGCACTTTGATCAAGCCGCCCTGTACGGCCACCTTCGCTTCGACACAGAGTGTGGAAGTGCCCAAGGTCAACCTCAACTCACTGCAGTCGAGGATAACCCCCTGGACTGATGTGGAGTTTGGTTTTCAGTGCGCTAAACACAGCCGTGTCCAATTGCGTTTTACGTCGGGCAGTGGCACCTACGACCCACACACTATGCGTACCACGCTCGATACATTGGGACTGCAGACACAATTAAGCGACGTGAGCGCAGTGACGCGTCAGGTTGCAATGACGCTAGGAGAGTCGCTGCTCTTTGACGTGCCCGACGAAATATTGAAGTTGAAGTTCTCGGTGCGCGCGGTCAAAACCGGCGAGCAGTTGCCGGCCATCGGCAACTACAACGCGATATTGCTGTTGGAAGTTCTTTACCTTTGA
- a CDS encoding fimbrial protein encodes MTPPFKKLRNTVATLLTLAAFYATSAAAATCTTQTETTLLNLPDMTVRHDTPIGAEIGATVISPPVNAFSCTNGWTYQETFVKALGAAAAQINGNNIYKFGTANAGIGYAVYGQDCGTRYVAVNGTDSAGSDFRKLCAVNGTFSSSSQFQRSLKLVFYKIGTITPGRKSGQAVAEMHLRNNRTSWQSPASRVSASGFTVNSLGCYVSKTEVDVPMGEVEMQRLHPLGSTVGEREFSIPLNCDIGTKVKLTLTPGTSGVYDNTKGLINLANPTSASTAQGVKIQLVTNDVPVIYDKPLEMGVQTGKGIFTIPLTARYYRSQQPLKAGIANSSVIYTITYE; translated from the coding sequence GTGACCCCCCCTTTCAAAAAGCTGCGAAACACCGTTGCCACCTTGCTGACGCTGGCCGCGTTTTACGCCACCTCAGCAGCCGCTGCCACCTGTACCACACAAACCGAAACTACCCTGCTGAACTTACCCGACATGACGGTGCGGCATGACACGCCTATCGGAGCTGAGATCGGCGCGACCGTCATCAGCCCCCCCGTGAATGCTTTTTCCTGTACCAACGGTTGGACTTACCAAGAAACTTTTGTAAAGGCTTTAGGCGCAGCTGCCGCACAGATCAATGGGAATAATATTTACAAGTTTGGCACAGCAAATGCCGGTATTGGCTACGCCGTGTACGGTCAAGACTGTGGCACGCGCTACGTTGCGGTAAATGGCACAGACAGCGCAGGTTCAGACTTTAGAAAACTCTGCGCGGTGAACGGGACCTTCTCAAGTAGTAGTCAGTTTCAGAGGTCGTTGAAATTGGTGTTCTACAAGATCGGCACCATCACGCCCGGCAGGAAATCAGGCCAGGCGGTAGCTGAAATGCACTTGCGCAATAACAGAACTTCATGGCAATCCCCGGCGTCACGCGTAAGCGCTTCAGGCTTCACCGTCAACTCGTTGGGCTGCTATGTAAGCAAGACTGAAGTCGATGTGCCCATGGGCGAAGTGGAGATGCAACGCTTACACCCCCTTGGCAGTACCGTGGGGGAGCGGGAGTTTTCCATTCCCCTGAACTGCGATATCGGCACCAAAGTCAAATTGACGTTGACCCCGGGCACCAGCGGTGTCTATGACAACACCAAAGGGTTGATCAACTTGGCAAACCCGACCTCAGCGAGTACGGCTCAGGGCGTGAAGATTCAGCTGGTGACCAATGACGTGCCCGTCATCTATGACAAACCATTGGAAATGGGCGTACAAACCGGCAAGGGTATTTTTACCATCCCGTTGACAGCACGCTACTACCGTAGCCAGCAGCCGCTTAAGGCCGGTATTGCCAACAGCAGCGTGATTTATACCATTACCTACGAATAG
- a CDS encoding fimbrial protein: MNYKLGKYAALCGSSLFALMATVGAQAADGQVEFSGSINDNACTIVSANVKKAVDMGQVRLLDFANTVGATAGSVPFSISLENCSTATLKNAAITFRGQQSATDPTLLGMTGDNQVPGVGIQINDARTGNKLALNTASNDYALRPQSNTFDFTASYVRLVVDTEGKDGAEGVRGIGTGQVNALASFDVSYK, translated from the coding sequence ATGAATTATAAATTGGGTAAGTACGCTGCGCTGTGTGGTTCTTCGCTGTTTGCATTAATGGCAACAGTGGGGGCGCAGGCCGCTGATGGCCAAGTTGAATTCAGCGGTTCGATCAACGACAACGCGTGCACCATTGTCAGCGCCAATGTAAAGAAGGCCGTGGACATGGGGCAAGTACGTCTGCTCGACTTTGCCAATACTGTGGGCGCCACAGCCGGCTCGGTACCCTTTTCCATTTCGTTGGAAAACTGCAGTACCGCAACGCTTAAGAACGCAGCGATTACTTTTCGCGGCCAGCAATCGGCTACTGATCCGACCCTTCTGGGTATGACCGGTGACAATCAAGTCCCGGGTGTGGGCATTCAAATCAATGATGCCCGCACGGGCAACAAACTGGCGCTCAATACGGCCAGTAACGACTATGCCCTTCGTCCTCAGTCCAATACCTTTGACTTTACCGCCTCGTATGTTCGCCTGGTGGTCGACACCGAAGGCAAAGACGGCGCCGAGGGTGTCCGTGGTATTGGTACCGGTCAAGTCAATGCGCTGGCCAGCTTTGATGTTAGCTATAAGTAA
- a CDS encoding fimbrial biogenesis chaperone: protein MHIKAAAFAALLVCSWLPQVQAGVNVGTTRVVYQGQDKEANLSVSNTDENSPYLVQSWVSAYEDRNQSADEFIMTPPLFRLDAQSQNILRIIATDVKQLPPDKESLFLINVKAIPAAPAEQRDQNVLQIALKTTIKLFYRPADLKGTLKEAVANLEWQVQDGKLSVHNPSGFNVVVSELLVNGAADTQIPEVIRPGSTAKSAHPLKRGDTLVLSYINEYGSTVKTDPVSVR from the coding sequence ATGCATATAAAAGCCGCCGCGTTTGCTGCGCTGCTGGTGTGCTCATGGCTGCCGCAAGTTCAGGCAGGCGTTAATGTGGGCACGACTAGAGTGGTGTATCAAGGTCAGGATAAGGAAGCGAACCTTTCCGTTTCCAATACTGATGAAAACTCGCCATACCTGGTGCAGTCTTGGGTCAGCGCTTATGAGGACCGCAATCAAAGCGCTGATGAATTTATCATGACGCCGCCGCTGTTTCGCCTGGATGCGCAAAGCCAGAATATTCTGCGGATTATCGCAACTGATGTTAAGCAGTTGCCGCCTGATAAAGAAAGTCTGTTTTTGATCAACGTAAAAGCTATCCCCGCCGCACCCGCGGAACAGCGCGATCAAAATGTATTACAGATTGCCCTTAAAACCACCATCAAGTTGTTTTATCGCCCCGCTGATTTGAAGGGCACGCTTAAAGAGGCCGTGGCCAACTTGGAGTGGCAGGTACAGGACGGAAAACTGAGCGTTCATAACCCCTCAGGTTTCAATGTCGTCGTCAGTGAGCTGCTGGTCAACGGCGCTGCGGATACGCAAATACCTGAAGTGATACGCCCAGGCAGTACGGCGAAGTCTGCGCACCCGCTCAAGCGCGGCGATACCCTTGTGCTCAGTTACATCAACGAATACGGAAGTACGGTTAAAACCGATCCTGTCAGCGTGCGCTAA